The Oryctolagus cuniculus chromosome 13, mOryCun1.1, whole genome shotgun sequence sequence CTTGGGCACCACACTCACGGCTGCTGCTTTTGTGGGCTGCCCTGGGCCGCCTGGGGCCACCACAAGCTACAGGACTTGTTCAGGGAGAACTGCTGGGAGCATGGGGTCTCTTCCCCCAGGACCAAGGCCAGGACCACGGCCAGGGCCACGGCCAGGGCCACGGTGAAGTCTTCACCTGTGTCACTGATTCAAATGCGAAAGTAGCCAGTGTGTGTTGCTGACTCTGCTGGGAGGTAGGCCTCCCTCCCGCCTTGCCAAGGGCGTGTTAATGGAACCTGAGACTCCCTCCTTCAGAGACAGCATCTCTGCTTGCACCCCTCAACCCAGCCCCATCCCAGTGACCACCAGAGCCAGGAGATGGCACAGCCCTTGCCCACGGCTTAGGACATGAGACAAACCTATTTTTCAGCAGTGCCTGGGATGTGCCCAGTGCGTGGGGAACGGCTCGGCCATCTGGCACCGGTGCCAGGGGCATAGTCTGAGCAGATGAGTTCCGTGGCAGACGCTCTGAGATGTGTGAGCCCTGCTGGGGAGACACCTCGCGGGCCAGGGCCTGCACCTGTTAAATTATGACAGAGTTGCCAGTTCCGCCTCCATCCGGGGATGGAGACAACGTGCCGTCTGCCTGGTTTTCAGCTTTGCACTCCTACCAGATAGAGGTGAATTTTGACATGGGGGACTTGGGGATCTGGCCGGTGAATGGAACCCAGGGTCTGTGCCTCACCCTTTGAAGGTGACTGCACTATTGATCCTGTCCACCCGGTGGCTACTGCCCCTTAGTTGAACCTCTGGGGCGGTGTCCATCTGTTGGTGTCACGGAATCTGCAGCTGATAGGAACCTTGGGGTCTGGGATCGCCTGCACTGGAGCCGCTGCACGCCAGCCTggtgaaaccaggagtctgagGACGAAGCCCAGGCAGCCGTGTAGCCAGGGATCCTCAGGCGACTCCACTGTGCGGCCAAGTTGAAGAGCCGCTGGTCTCAGGGCAGGTTGCGGTGTAGCTGTCGAGCCACCCGGTAGCACGCCTGCATCCCGTGTcactgcctggatttgagtccaggctctgcatgtgattccagcttcctgctaatgtgcaccccaagaggcagcaggtggtaacgCGAGTATTTGGGTcgctgctactcacatgggagacctaggttgaattctaggctcctggctttggcctggcccggcctggccctgactgttgccggcatttgaggagtgaaccagaggatgggagatctctgactttgaaattaaatgaaaataagtaaataaaagtaatttttgaaaatctgaTTTAAAACAGAAAGAGCCACTGGTCCTGATTCTGCACCCTCTCCCAGGTGGGAAGAAGACCAGCGAGCCCTCGCCCGGGGCTGCAGGCTGATGGCTGGCCTACTTTGGGGGTGACTCATCCAGCCCCTGGGTCGGGCCCTGTCTGCCAGAGCCAGCGTGGGCAGCAGCCTCCCCAGAGCCGGGTGCTGGCATCCCGCGGGGGTGAGCTTTGCAGGTTGGCCACACACAGGCTCCCAGGCAGAGCTCCGGCTCACCACCCACTGGCACAGCGAGGTCAGGCTGCTATCTTCTGCATCAGTCCCAGAAGACGGCGGTGCCCAGGGCCATTTGCATCACTTCCCTAGGTCTGTGGTGAGAACGAGAGTGCTGAGGGAAAGGggaacaggaaggaggaggaggaagagccccTAGGCCAAGGCTGCTCTGCCCTGCTTCCTGGGATGCTGCTTTTTCATGCAGGAAAGCGGCTTCAGTGTGGTTGGAAAGTTTGGGAACTGGCAGAGTTTAGTTTCCGTGAGCATGAGGAAGGTGTTAACCCCTGAGGTGCCACAGCCTCCGAGGCGGGCAGAGTGGCACAGAGCACAGTCACCATCTGTCTGATTGGAGGCTGTCTGGGCCCACAGAGGGGTGCTGagctgctgggggctgcaggtggggctCCAGGGCTAGGGGTGTGGAACGAGAGGCTCCTTTCTAAGGGGCCCTGGAGTAACGGACCAGCCATGAGTGAGGCAATCCAGGGCTGCACACTGCTTGTCACTTACCTCTCGCAAACGAGATGTCCTCGGGATGGCTTCCCCCAGGTGGTCTTCAGCAGGTGCGAGGCCAGTTCCAGAGTCTGGGCCTGCGTCCTGGCAGCTGCATCCCACTCTGGTTACAGGTTCCTCCTAACCCCCTTCTCAGGCGACGTGGTGGCCTCTGGGACCCGCCCACTGATCAAACACATCAGAAGGGCATCTCACAGGCCCCTGTTCAGTAGCCACGCAGCCCACGCAGCGATCGCTAGGGGAGGCCGTCCTAGGGCGGGGACGTGGCGGACTGAGAAGGACGAGGTCTGCAGCCTCGTGGACTTGGCACCGCGGCATCTCtgcacctctctgggcctcgggTGTGTAAGCTGTGTGGTAGCAATAATGCTGGTGGACGTGGGGGTGCTGGCTTGGTGCCATCAGCCTTGGAGTCCTGGGGGGAGGGCACTGCCAGGGAAGGGGGTGGCAGCTGACCCCTGCTCCGAGGGCGGGCAGGCTGGAGCCCCGCGCAGACCTGGCCACGCCAGCTCCTCATGGCCGGCATGGAGCCGGACACTATCTCTGTGCggggctgggcagtggcaggAGAGTGATGTCACGCTGTGCAGGGTCACATGTCCTGTGTCACAGGCCTGTGGGAGGAAGGCAGGACAAACTCTGAAGTGGGTGCCTGGTTGTGTTCAACTGGATGTTGTGACGTCAGAGCAGCTGTGAAACCCCCAAGCAAACCCAGATGCGCACGAGGTGGGGCCCTGCTGGCCTGGagccccctctctgggcctcagtctccccactgCCCAAGGAGAGCCTTGTCCCCCTGGGGCCTGCCACTTCTAAATGAGGCAGATTCTGCATGGGTTTCGCCCAGCTtgtgcccaccctcccagcagcaggaagacagaaCAAGGCAGGCGTGACACTGAACTTGGAAATCCAGAGACGCGGTTGAAGGAGGGGGCGCTTGGGCCCCGCGGTTCTCCCTTGAACTTGTTCCACAGGGTGAGGGAGGTGACTGTCTTCTCAGGggccctcttccccttccctgcTTAGGCAAGGGCTGTGTGTAGGAAGAGCAGACCTGGAATCCTGTGGGGTGCTCCACCTGCTGGCGGCAAGCATCTTGGTCAGGGAGGGGCTCTCCCGTGGAGTGGGGCGATACCTCCCACGAAACTGGCTTTGTGAGCACTGAGGGAGACCGTGGGTTCCAGGCACTGGTGCAGAGCCAGGTGTGGCCGGTGCTGGGTCTCCTTGTGGCTCAGCAGGGGCCGTTTTGCACCTTGGTCATCACAGAGGATGAGACACCAGGGCCCGGGTGGTTCCTTCTTATGTGGGGAACGCCCTGGCGGGGGTCTGGGCGGGTGTCTGTGGGCCCGGAGAATCCTCATCACTGCTGTCAGCTTGGGCAGGCGGCAGCTGTGCACACTGTCCCCAACCCCACAGGCCATTTACGCCCTAGGCGTTTTCTTGCATCTCCCGTAGGGGCAAACAGCTCTGCCCACTCTGCAGATTCATGGTCAGTGCCCGTGTGCTGGGCACCTTCGCTCAGGTCTAGGACTGCTCCCATTTCACAAGAGAGAAAAACGGAGGCCACGGAGAATGGAGTCCCTCCCCACGGTGGCACCCACTGCGCAGATGTGGCTCTTACCGGCCACCCCGCAGTGTGGGATGGGACTCcccccctcctcaccccaggGGCCACACACCCACTGCGCTCCTATCTGTTGCAGAATGTCTGCAAGCCCTCGGTGGAGCCGCAGCGCCCACCCACGCTGCAGGAGATCAAGCAGAAGATCGACAGCTACAACGCGCGGGAGAAGAACTGCCTGGGCATGAAGCTGGTGAGTGGCCACGCGCAGAGGGGAAGCGGGGCGGAGCAGGGTCCCATGCCAGGCCCACCCACCTGGGGCACTGGGACATTCTCCTGCCTTGTCTGAGCCTCAGGGGAGTTCGTGGCGATGCTGCCTGCCCCTTCCACCAAGCCACACCAGGATCAGGTGTGTCACACTGTCCCCTGTGATCACACTGTCCCCTGCGGGTGGCCGGCGGCTAGGGCTCTGCGGGGCCTCCCCAGGATTGGGAGTAATGTCCAAGTCACCCATGCACCTGGATCTGTAGCAGAAGCTGCAGGTTCCTGGTGAAGGGGTACAGGAGGCGTGGGGGAGGCTGGGCCTTACAAGGGAGCTCAGCCAAGGCAATCAGATCTGCTTGGTGGCAGGAGTTCGGGACAGTCAGCCTgagccctgggcagggcaggcagagcagcCCCTAGGTCCTCTCTGGCCACTGCCTGGCCTGTTGGGGTGGCAGTAAGGGGCTGGGAGAGtcccgtgggggtggggtgcagggctgaGGGGCCCATGTGGCCATGGCCCACAGGCAGACAGCGCACTACTAGATGGACCACCCAAGCCCTgtgccctcctcccaccctcagaGCGAAGACGGCACCTACACTGGCTTCATCAAAGTGCACTTGAAACTGCGGCGGCCCGTGACGGTGCCTGCCGGGATCCGGCCCCAGTCCATCTACGATGCCATCAAGGAGGTGAACCTGGCTGCCACCACGGACAAGCGGACATCCTTCTACCTGCCGCTCGATGCCATCAAGCAGCTGCACATCAGCAGCACCACCACGGTCAGCGAGGTCATCCAGGGGCTGCTCAAGAAGTTCATGGTTGTGGACAATCCCCAGAAGTTTGCCCTTTTTAAGCGGACCCACAAGGACGGACAAGGTATGGGAGAGAAGGTGCCTCTCTCATCTCTGTCCACACCCACTCACGAGGCCCCTGCCAGTTCTGGGCGGGAGGGGAGTGGGCACCTCCTGTGCCCTGGGGTCCAGGCATCCATGTGGCATTCAGACCCCCATGTGGCAAGGCCCCCCACGGAATCTAGGCATGGCgacaagagcagagagctgggcaggggctCACGCCTGCTCCCTGGGCCCCTAACTGCACGTGACTCCAGGAAGCCACACCTGGGAAGCCACACATTTCCGATACGCATGGTGGGAGGATGCCACCCCACCACTCCCCAGCTTTTGGGAGATGACGGGAATGGAAACTGCCTTAAACTCCAAGTAGACGCCCAAGATATGCGGGTATCACCTAGCTGTTCCGGTCAGGCCCCTCCCGCTAGATGGAAAGGATTGTGCATCAGCTTCCGGTTAGAAGTGCTCCGACTCTAGGGCCCCAGTCCTGTCCACGTCCTCCTTGTCTGAGCCCAGTGCCCAGCCCCCTCTCTCGGTTTGCAGTGCTCTTCCAGAAACTGTCCATCGCCGACTGCCCCCTCCATCTGCGCCTCCTTGCTGGGCCCGACACCGACGTCCTCAGCTTCGTGCTCAAAGAGAATGAAACTGGAGAGGTGGAGGTAGGTCTGGCCCCTTGGCACAGGCGCAGCACTCAGGGCGCGGAGTGGGTGCTGTCCTACTCCCCTGGCGTAGTAGGGCCAGGCAGCAGGCCAAGGGCTGCTGAGAAGACTGAGCTGGAGGGAGCGCTGGGCTGCAGCTTCGGGGTTTAAGCCAGGGTTGCCGTCAGCCGGGGAGCAAGTCGGGGCCTGTGCCTGGCAAGGAGGATTTTGCATACCTTCATTCTGAGAACTCAGGTGGAGAGGGTGAGAAactgccaggcccaggctgcttTTGCCCCAGGGCGGCCTGAGGCCCTGCAAGCTGCACTCTGAGCGTAGACCTCTGAGAGCCTGGCTGCCTCCTGTGTCTAAATCCTGACCCACCTGGATGAGGGCAGCTACCTGTcatcaaccaggacagaaccaggctGCTGCCCCCATGGCCTGCGATGCCCAGGAGGTGGAGTCCTGGGGAGGGTCCTACGGTTGGTCACATGTGCTCAGAGGCCCAGGGTTGGAGGAGCAGTCTGCGGGTCACTGTGAGATCTGGGAGAGCCAGGCAGGGCTCTGTCCCTCTTCTCCACTTCAGGCAGGCAGCATTGCTGCCGCAACCTTTACCTGTCCAGTGTGTAGAGGCTGCTTCCATGTGTGACCAGCGCTGGCCCCGTGGAGCACTCCCGAGCTGGGGCTTGCAGGCCTGGCTCTACCTCTCGTTCTTGGTCTGCCACGGGCGGCAGAGACCCTCAGTTCTTGAGGAATGAGAAAACAAGGGTGGGGTGATGTCCTTGAGGTCACACAGCCGGTGCAGGATTGGGGTCAGGCTCAAGGCCTGGTGTCCTCTTCCACCTGCCGCTGGGGGTCCGGGGTGCTCCTAGCATCACTGTTAAGATCTCagctgcctatggcctgggaaagcagaagatggcccagggccttgggcctctgtacccacgtgggagacccggaagaagcttccggccgttgcggccatccggggagtgaacagcggatggaagacctctctctctgcctccctctctctgtgtaactctttcaaataaataaaaatcttaaaaaaaaaaaaaaaaatctcagcagcTACACAGAAAACTTGACTCTCCAAATCCAAGCACACACAGTGCATGGACAGGTAACTCTTGGGCAGGAGACGCGAGGACTTGCACCGTCGCGGTTCAGACAGCAAAGCCCGAGCCCCGCTCCTTGTCCCTGCCTATCCAGTAGCAAGCCGCGTGCACCGCTGCTGTAGGCCGCGTCTAACCCCCCCTCTCTCCTCACACAGTGGGACGCCTTCTCCATCCCTGAGCTCCAGAACTTCCTCACAATCCTGGAGAAGGAGGAGCAGGACAAAatccagcaggtgcagaggaagtACGGCAAGTTTAGACGACAGCTGGAGGCGGCCCTAAGGGAATCCCAGGGCAAGCCTGGGTAACCGGTCCTGCCGCCCTTCCTGCCCATGCCCtcggatttatttttaattattttgcaaCGGACACTTTTCTCAGGACCCCTCTGGCGGGTGCGCGCGCCTGCCCAGCAGTTGCAGATGAGGCACAAAGTTTCTTCCGTGGACAAGCGTCTGTGCGTGGGAGGGgcggcctggcccctgcccacccccaactGTGGCCCCTGTAGACTCTGTCAGGGGCCACTTCCGTGAAACCAACAGCACTGTCCTCTCAATCTGCAAGCCTTTCAGAAGCCAAATAGTCGCGTCTCTCGTCACCAAACTGGAACCTGTCACCCCAGCCGGCAAAGGAAAAGGAAGCGGTGTTAAGAGCTACGTTCCCTCTGGCTTTGATTCTTCAGTCGCCCGTATTCCTCCCCCTGGGCGCCTTTATTTATGAGTTGGAGCATGTGCCTTTGGCAGGCAGGAGTGTGCTCAGGGCATcgtccccctgccccaggctgcctgcaGAGGGGAGATCCGCAAAGTCCCAGGCCTGGGAGCGCCAAAGCTGACTGGCGCCGAGACGCTGcagcctgccctggccccgcTGGCCCTCTTTGCAAACCCAAAGGCATGTATCTGTGGCCATCGGGTAGTCACATCTTTGTCTAAACTTGCTTTTCAGTTTAAGTTTACATTTAACGTCACTAGAATTCTCATGTGTTTCCACCCAAGGGAAACCAGCCATTGACCACTGGAAGCCTCCCGCTGAGCACGGAAATCAGGCAGCAAGCCTGAATTGCAGATGACCATGCGCAAGCCGTCTTCAGCCTCACCCGACCTGTGAGAAGGCCTGGGCTGCCTCGGCTTCCCCCAGGCCTCCAGCACTGCCTCCCTCGTGCTGAGGAACTCTGGGATCGCCCGGTGCAACGTGAGGGTTTGCTCTGATCGGAGGGAAACCCACAGCCCGGCCAACATGCTGGCCCTTTGCTCTGAAGTGTGGGCTGGCCCGTGGCACCGTGCTCAGCAagcccaggggcctgggctccCCACTGACCTCAGTGCCTTTGTCTCCAGAGATAACAGGGGTGACTGCTCGAAGCCCTGAGGCTGGCTTGCTCCTGCCAGGGGAGCTGTGGCTCCTGAGGGGCTGGGGTCCCATACCTCCATCCTGTCTAGGTTCCAGGGCTCTCACGCCCGAGACGTGCCGGCAGACAGTTACTGAGGGGATCAGAGCCCCAGCCCTGTACCTTTGTTCTGGCTCCGGTGTATCGGTTCAGACTTCAATGAGCCAACCATCCCACCAAGCGGCCTGGACTGCGAagacactccagtgtggaggGAAGAGGACTTGCATATTCAGAGCAGGGCAGgtttttccaatccagcctctgagaaacttttttttgctgtcttctgcgtccctgagcccctgctggGCTGGCTGAAGGCCAAGCTCCCCCGTGTAGGCTCGGAAGTTCCCTCCCTGACCCCAGCTAAGCCCATGCGGCCCCGGGCCCAGAAAGAGTGCTGACCCTTGGTGCTCACTGCCATCTTCAGAGCCGTAAAAGCAACACAGGCTGGCCGCCCTGAAGATTTTCTTAAACCGCAACAACTCGGTGATCTGCCCGCCCACGCTCAGCCttaccacccccccaccccccagcccccacccctgcctctgaaagggggcagggaggccccTCCCCTCAGCCCGTGCGACCCGAGGTTCCTAGAAGGCGTGGCTCCTGCTGCAACCGCTGTGAATGCTGCTGAGACCTCCCTCCCTGGGGGCGGcgtttattttttgagaagaaaagtcatgtacatatatacataaaggCATATAACTATATATAGAGATAAGGGTGTTTATGACGTAAGAGAGTTAGGGGAAATGCAGAGTCTCTAAAGCACAGTCAGACCCGGGACTCGGGTGGGAGGCTGCGCCGAGGCCCTCCCCTCCCGAGGTGGGCGGGGCAGCTGCTGCTAGTGCCTTCTCTGGTGGAGTTGCTGGGTTTGTTTTCAggatagtttctttttaaatgtctttcttatatgagttgtaaaaaaaaaaaataaaagcctgttGAGAATGATTCGTATTAGAAAGGTTTTCCTTGAACTTCACCACCTTAGGGGAGTCAGGGATAAGGATAAGGATAAGGACCCAAGAGGGTCACACCCGTCTTGGCATCCAGTGATCAGAGAATGAAGGCTGCCATCCAGGTAACTGGGAGGAAACTCTCCAAGGGCATGGGCTACAGGTGCTGGGTGAGTGACAGCCCGGAGTGAGAGGAGGTGGGGTTACAGTTAGCAGTCAGAAAGGAGGAGGGGCTTACTGAAGCAGAGTGACCAAGCACCAGGATGGGACAGCCAGGAGGAAGGGAGCCTTCTATTTCTGGTggcttttcaaaagaggaatgtGTCTCTGCAAGTTTACAGTCATTTCACCTAGAGGGAGGAGGTTGGACTGGACGATCCCAGCAGTCTGCTCACTTGGGCATTCTCCGACTTCCACCATAGGAACACCCCAGCAATGGTGGAAATAACCAGCTAGAATTACTAAAAAATCTTGTACCTTCCAATGTCGATCACATGCATGCATTTAATGGGGTCCTTGGGCTACAGGGGTTTGTCAGAGCTCATCCAGTTCAGCCTCTTCCTCCTAGAACCCAACATTCTCCAAGAATGGGGCACAACTGGAACATTCAAAAGCAGTGTGTATCTTCTGATGATTTTGCCAATGCCTGGGAAGAGGCAGCTGCTGCTAGTCACTGAAATTCATTTGGTTACAGCATGGGGTTAATGtgggaatacttcaaaaagtttatggaaatgcatattataaaataacGGTCATAGGTTTAAAatgtgtgcaccaaaataaatcttaattccatttcccacaaaatgCTCGTTTTTAAGTATAAGGTTGTAGGTTTGACCTTGTTATGGATCAGCACATAGAAGGATCCATCTCAGAGTAACGCCCTCTGCCTTCTCCGTGGCCCTGTGCCGTTCACGAGGTAAAAGGGATGACTCAATGCAGGGCGTCCCCGTTACGGGAAAACCCATTCAAAGCACAGGTCTGGACAGCTCTGTGCTGCCACCGAATCCTCAGAGAAACCAGTTAAGAGTTCCTTTTAGACGCAGCCCTGCCCCTTACGGCTTGGTTTCTTCAAGGATTAACGAGGCAAGAGCACACTTTCCGAGCCTCTGCTCCGCCAGGGTGGTGCGAAGTCGTGTTTGTGAGAACTCTGCATAGTAATGACCATATTTCACTACCACTTCCTCTGGTTTCAGTGTGTTCCCCAAAGTTCCTGTGCTGGCAACCACCCCAAGTTCATATGCTAATGATCTTTGGAGGTAAACGGATGAGGTCCTGGGGGTGGGCCGCCATGGTGGTGTTCGTGGCTATAGAGAGGAGAGACCGGAGCTAGCTGGCCCGCTGTGTCACCACGTGATGCCCCGTTACCACACAGCAGGGAAGAAGGCCTGGGTCAGACCCCGCGCAGATACAGGCCCATGCTCCTGGAGCCCCCGTCTTCCAGAGCTGTGAGCCAGACGACTCTAACTTGCCCAGTCTCTGGTGTTCCGTCATAGCTGCAGGAAGTGCGTGTGGCCGGCTCCCTGTGCCAAGGCCTTGCTTAC is a genomic window containing:
- the RASSF5 gene encoding ras association domain-containing protein 5 isoform X2, with the translated sequence MTEGRAEQAAAACFGTVAARLQRLFRRLPRSRSLSGKLQTLQRLRSGARRIGDCGFTCHPECRSLIQLDCSGQQGPPGGRPSPESTLAPTSGLAPTSIQNVCKPSVEPQRPPTLQEIKQKIDSYNAREKNCLGMKLSEDGTYTGFIKVHLKLRRPVTVPAGIRPQSIYDAIKEVNLAATTDKRTSFYLPLDAIKQLHISSTTTVSEVIQGLLKKFMVVDNPQKFALFKRTHKDGQVLFQKLSIADCPLHLRLLAGPDTDVLSFVLKENETGEVEWDAFSIPELQNFLTILEKEEQDKIQQVQRKYGKFRRQLEAALRESQGKPG
- the RASSF5 gene encoding ras association domain-containing protein 5 isoform X1 translates to MAMASSAIGQRPYPLLLDPEPPRYLQSLSGHEPSPPPPGRSSRRCVPAPLSTAPVAHEGRGGRRAARGDPEPQSRASRPARPLRPGLQQRLRRRPGAPRPRDVRSIFEQPQDPRVPAERGEGHRFAESALRGGPGWCDLCGREVLRQALRCANCGFTCHPECRSLIQLDCSGQQGPPGGRPSPESTLAPTSGLAPTSIQNVCKPSVEPQRPPTLQEIKQKIDSYNAREKNCLGMKLSEDGTYTGFIKVHLKLRRPVTVPAGIRPQSIYDAIKEVNLAATTDKRTSFYLPLDAIKQLHISSTTTVSEVIQGLLKKFMVVDNPQKFALFKRTHKDGQVLFQKLSIADCPLHLRLLAGPDTDVLSFVLKENETGEVEWDAFSIPELQNFLTILEKEEQDKIQQVQRKYGKFRRQLEAALRESQGKPG
- the RASSF5 gene encoding ras association domain-containing protein 5 isoform X3 — protein: MTVDRSMSSLDEELEDCFFTAKTTFFRNVQSRSPSKNVCKPSVEPQRPPTLQEIKQKIDSYNAREKNCLGMKLSEDGTYTGFIKVHLKLRRPVTVPAGIRPQSIYDAIKEVNLAATTDKRTSFYLPLDAIKQLHISSTTTVSEVIQGLLKKFMVVDNPQKFALFKRTHKDGQVLFQKLSIADCPLHLRLLAGPDTDVLSFVLKENETGEVEWDAFSIPELQNFLTILEKEEQDKIQQVQRKYGKFRRQLEAALRESQGKPG